The bacterium genomic sequence ACCAGCAGGTTGTCGGCGGTGGGCGCCCGCCCGGCCACGTGGCCCCGGCAGGCGGTGAACTCGAGGTGATACCCCGCCCCCGGATGCCCCAGCATCACGCCGTCGAAACCCTCGTGGTCACTGAACTCGCCCAGCACCGTGAAGCCCAGGCCGTCGCGATAGAACGCCACGACTTCGGCCATGCGGTCGGTGGGCCGGGCCACCCGCAGGTGCGCTCCGGCCAGGGCCGCCCCGAGCCCCGCGGGCAACCCCGCGCTCATGGCCGGCTCCCGACCAGGCGGATCCGCACCGGCGTCGTGTGCTCGCGCTCGCCCCGCGGCCCGAGCCCGCAGGTCAAGTCGTACTCGCCCGGCGGCGGCTGCGCGCCGTCCCACACCCAGACTTCTCCGCTGACGACCGACTCGCCGGCCGCGAAGGTGATCACCGGGGCGTTCATGGTGCACATGGGAGATTCGGGCGCGACCACTGCGCCGGCGGCGTCGCGCAGGGCGAAGCCGTACAGGCAGCCGCTCGCAAACCGCACGGCGAG encodes the following:
- a CDS encoding VOC family protein; this encodes MSAGLPAGLGAALAGAHLRVARPTDRMAEVVAFYRDGLGFTVLGEFSDHEGFDGVMLGHPGAGYHLEFTACRGHVAGRAPTADNLLVLYLPDAGVWAEALAHMAAQGYDPVPSFNPYWDREGRTFEDPDGYRVVLQHGMWGR